The DNA sequence CGAGTTGAAAGCACTGCCGATCTCGGAGGCTGTGTCCGTGCTCTCGTTGCTGGGGGTGGGCGAGGGCTGCGGGTGTGTAGGAACTGCCACGGCTGGGCTCGCGGCCCCGCTGCTGGTCTTGATGGACAGAGGAATTGAGAGGTCTTTCTGGGACTCTTTGAGCTTTTCGGCCAAGACATTGATGGTGTTGGGCTGCAGCACTGACAGCTGCCCGTCCCCAGAGCCGCTCAGTGGTCCTGGCTTCCCTGGCCCCTTTCGCTTGTACCTAGGGGGCCCCAAGGAGAGGTGAGCCAAGGGAAGGGACCAGATGACCCCACCCAGCAGTGCCCAGAATGGCCCTGAACACATCCTGGCCTCCAGGGACTGGCACTGCAGCTCCTCACACTCCACAGCCATAGCCACGTGTCCTCAAAGGACACCTCTATTCCAGCTGCCTGACTGTGGCCTTTTGCCAGTGCCGTGTCTTCTGACAGagctgctccccaccccatctcctccATCCCTGCTCCATCCAATCCCTTGAGGCCTAGCCGAAAGACCACCTCCCAACAGGACATGCCTTGTTGTCTGGTTAAATGTCTTCAGCACTTCCCCAAGCCCTCCTGGAGTCTTGGGGACCTGGGACCTGGAGTCAGGCCCTGCATGCCAGCCTCCCACAGGACCCTGCACTCAGCAGGGTGCTCAGTGCTGTCTGCTAAAGGGCAACCTCAGATGTGGGCTGGAATGTTCAAGAATAGGATCTGCAGCACTAAGAGTTTGAAGCCTTAACAGAGCTGAGGCTGACCTGATGGCAGAGTTGGTGTTCTGCACATCGTCGTCCTCATCATCCTCGTAGTCGTCCTCATCATCCGAGTACTGCTGGGGCGGGCGGACTGGAGCTCGGCTGCGGCCCACACCTGCTGCCAGGTCTTCCTCCTCctggggcagagagccagggcaGCCATAAGCAGGGGCCAGTTAGCCCAGCCTGGGCACAGCACTCACAGCCAGAAAGAAAGCCAACACGGTTCTCCAGGTCAAGTCCACTGAACCCCAGGTGTTCCACAGCCCACCCAATTCCTGAGGAGGCCGCTGCCCACCTACACGACCTGCCTATGCAAGGCCTCTAAGACAAACAGAGCTCTCTGAAACACATACCTTTATTTTGCCAACCTAACTCATTGAGTAGTACCCAGGAACATGCCCTAAACATTCTGCCTCACTGCTGTATGGGTGGATTGAGAGTCGGAGGTTTCTCTGCTTCTCTAAGCCCCTACGGAGGCTTCTGGGTAGCAGAGGAATTTGGCCACCTAGGCCTAGGTATAGGGTGAACACCAAGGAACCATGTGAAGAAACTGCCTGTTGCAGCCTCTCAAGAGAATCCTGGAGGGGCTCCTGCAAGGGTGCTCCCAGCTCACCTGCATGGGGGACTTGGCATAGTTGTGATTGTCCAGAAAGGCCGGCAGCCGCTGAACAATGGGAGTGGGGTTGGGAGGAACCCCGTTGAGGCTGCTCCCTGGAGGCTTCACCACCAGCTTAGGTTTGCTGGGAGGGCTgtggcttggagcctgggggcATGAACCAGCCACGTCCTCCACACCATCTAAGGGGGCAAGGAGCACAGGCAGGACCTTCAGCCAGATCCTCAAGAAaacctgtccccagcccaccgtcTCCCCAGTGTCGTGACACAGCACTGCTTCCTCCTCCCttgctggaggagaggggagctAGTTGGTGAGATGAGAGCCCGCAAGCTCTAGGTCATGGGCCCACAGCAACACGAGAAGGACGAGATGGGaaaagggaggcagaaagaaaaacgcctcttcagaaaaccaaaaaaggGAGTATCTATTATAGAGAAGGCTCAGGGGTTGTGGTGATGTCAGCCCTTTCAGGTGCCTTTCTTTAGGGAAGGACTGCTCTCCCTCCGTGTTCCAAAGAGAGAGGGCTGTAGGCACCGAGCTTCATGCCTCCCATAGGAGCATCTGAACCACTGCCCAAGTGCCTCCACACAAAAGACTTGCTCTGCTTGGGTCTCCCAGCTCAAGCTATGATGGGGTTGCTCTGAGGTCAAAAGGAGGCCCCAAGATCGCTGGTACCTGTGTGAGTGCCCTCAGAGGCTGCTggggccctgcctgcctccagcGCCAGAGGGGACTTGCTGCTGGCTGGTTTGGACTCCTCAGGCAGCTGTGGCTCTTGAGACTTGTGGGTCTGAATCAGCTCTGGCTGCGTCACCCTAATCAGCTAAGAACAGAACCCAAGCTCAGAGGAGTGAAGGCAGACCCCAGCCACTCCCTTGGACAGCAAAAGGCCTTGGCTCTACCTGTTCGCTCACAAGGAAATACAACAGACAAACACAAATCTCCTTTTAGAACTTATTCTCCCTTCTCACCCCAAGTCCCAGCTTTTCCACAAGGAAAGCAAAGGTCACTTGAAGCTCAAAAGACCCACAATGAGTGATCTGGGAACTAGAGACACATGCCCCAGTGTGGGGAAGAGGGATGGCATGAGGGGTACCCACCTGCTGCAGGGCCTCCAGTACTGTCTGACGGTTCACCTTTAGCACATGCAGCCTGGCCTCATACTTGATCCTGCGGTCGGGCACCACCGCCATCAGGTTGAAGCGGATGTCATGGTAGGGCTCCCTGCAGTCACAGCCGCAGCCGTGAGAGCAGCTCCCAACCCAGCTCCGCCATCAGGTGGAGGCAAACAATCTGGCAGGGCTCCCTGAAGTCACAACTACAGCCAGAGGTGCAGGTCCCACCCCAACAGGCGGGCAGGAGCTAGCAATGCACACCAGGCACCTGAGCACCTGGTGCCTTCCAAGGAGCTGTGTGAGGGGCCTGTCAGGAAGTGAGCCAGGACACTGGACCACATAGGGCTCCACaaggcctgcccctccccagcctgtcccAAAGCAGGCCATAGGCAGCCTGGGTGAGAAATTGGGCAAGGAGGTGGAAGCCCAAGATCTAAGCTTGACCTGGCCGGACTCATCATGTGGCCTTGCATGAGTCATTTGGCCTCTCTTTGCCTTCCCTTTTCTGTGGCCCTCCCGATGGGGGCACGGCTCCAGAGGGTAGGGCAAGCACAGAGCCCTTACCCTGCGGTGGCGAGGCCGATACGCTCCATGATGACCCGCCGGGCCTTGTCTGTCCACTCCTCATCCTCCCCCCAGGGCCCTAGGGAAGACCAAGATGAGGAATCAGCAGGTGGTGAGCCCTGAGTCTGGGCCGGCCAGGAGCAGGAAGGAAGATGGAGAGCAGCTGAGCCAGGGAGTCTGGGGTAGTCAGGCAGTGCAGTGCAGGGTGCCATCCAGCCAGAGACAGATGTCCTCAACACCCAGCCCCCTGCCACTGGGTCCCAACACCTGAGGACCCTAAGGCCTAGCTCCCTAGAAGGTAAGCAGAAAATGGGCCCCGAGCCCAGAGTGCCTACCATGGTCAATGGGGTAGACCTTCAGCCCATCCAGCTCAAAAAGCCGGCCTGTGATAGGCACATAGCTGACAAAGTGGAATGCCTCCATGGTCCGCACTGCACTAAGGCCATTCTGCTTCTCAGGGAGGTGGCGTGGCTCAGGCCTAGGGAAGAACACACTCAGGGCCCAGGATGAGACAACCgctcctcacccccactcccatcaGCTCCCACAGCTCCCACACACCTGGCATGGCTATTATGTGCTTTGGCCAACTCTGGGGCATTGCCAATCGCATATCCTTTGctctagagagaagaaaataagatgacATCAAAACAATTTCTCAGGTGGGCGGGCCTCTGGGTGGGAAGCAAAGCTCAAAAGAACAGGCCTGGAGGCATTTTTAGGAGCCTGAAGAAGCATAGATGGGATCCTGAAAGGTTCGTGTGGACAGGAAAGAACTCTGGAGCCCCAGAAAGATGGGGTTAGTCTTACACGGTAATGAGCGGACACTGGAGAATAACATGGCCTGATAAAGACCTGACAAAGAAAGTCCCGACATAGTGTCACTTAAGgaatgttcctttcttccttcagtcTTTCCTGGCAATTGTGCCTAAAATTTAAGGGTCAAATGTAATGTACGTCACTCGAAAAGGAAATGGCCTCATAGTGTCAAATGCAATGTGGTAGCACTGGGAGTCAGATCTGCCCAGCAAGCTATGAGCCAGGATTGAGGCACTGCAGCTTACCTCAGGGCTGAAGCCTTTGGTGAAATCCTTCATGCGACTCAGGGTGGGACCCAGGTCCACATTGCTGCAGTTCAGGAGCACGCTCAGCAGGGCATGAGTGGCACAAGAGTTGGGGATCAGCTGTGAAACCAAGAACAGTCACTCATACAGAGTCATTCACCCCAAGCCATACTCATTACGAATGGGGACCCAGAGAGGGACAGTCATATCTGGATAACAAAACTCATCAACTTCCCTCATCTCCATCcaacatttgttcattcaactaAATACCCACCAGGTGTCTGAGGACATACAGAGTGGACTCAGACACCACGCTGCTCTAAAGATACTCCCTTTTTTAATGAATAAGAGCTCAGTACCTTCTGCCAGGGGACTTCTATAACCACCACTCCTGGTATCTGCCTATCTCCTTCTGCTTTCCCCCACTCCCATGTCCCAGGCAAAGACAATAGCAGCATCCCACCCTCCAGTTGGAACACAGAGCCGAGCAGACCTGATGGGCAAAGAACATGTTATTCACAATATCATCATCAATCACAGACGTATCATCCACCAAGGTAGAGACCTTGCGACGGGATCGGCGCTCTTCGATCCATTTGAACAGGAAGATGAATCCATACACTGGGCTGGGGAAAAGTAAGGGGCAGAGCTAGACCAGCCAAGTGGGGGAAAGCAATcagcattctctttcttttccctcctatTCCCATGCACCGTGttaccactcaggtgcccttcccGTGATCCCACCTCTACCCTGGCTTCTTCCCAACACTGCCTAAAGTGGCCCTGAGCCCTCACACCCCATGAGCCTGCTGCAGGCAGAGTCAAGCCTCAGCTTCTGGCTGTGATGCTCCAGAGGTACATCCTGTGTCCTCATGAAGTCTGTGGTTCTGGGATAAGAGATGAAAAGCTGGAGCCCATGGCCCAGGACAGGGTAGGACAGAAAGTGAGACAAGAAGACAAATTCTGATGGAGGAATTTAAACACTAATTCTCATTGTGAACCCCAAGGCCTGGGCCCCAGTGTAGTTAAGAAAGCAAAGGAACACCCATCAGTCCCTTCTTTTCTGGGAGATAAAAACAGACCTCTCCGTTCATGCATGGTAGTCCCTCCATACCTCTATTCTGTAGGACCACCAAGACAAAGGCCCTGAGTGAGGCTGGTCACCCAGGAGGGGCCTCCTCAGATGCCACACACCAACCAATCAAAACCTTTGTGAAGGGATTAAAGCCACCCGCACACGGGCACGTGAAAGCAGCAATTAATAAATTACAGCAGGCACTGCGTGACCTGAATCAAGAAAAAGGGCTGCCTTCCTGCTCTAAGACCAGAAAAGGCAGCTGAACTGTACTCGAAAGGATGGTTAGATTTGTACTGGGGGAGGGGACTACTACATACAGGGAAGTGCTGAAGACTgggataaaacaaaaatatccactTGTTCAGGAGGGAACCCAAAACCGAGGGGTGCTTCCATGTATGAGATTTTATAACTTGTGATTCCTATACTACCTCCCTTGAGGGTAACTCATCGCCCGGCCCTTCCCTTGCCCTCAGGATGTACGGGAAGGCCCTGGCACCAAGCCACTCACCCCTGGCATTTGCTCTGAAGGTCATAGATCTCTTCCACCTGCACCCCTTTGACACCTGCgatcagggaaggaaagaagtcGGGAAAGGCAGCCCCTGGCTGTGGTGCGAGGGCACAGAAGTGGGCCCCCTCCCGCCAAAGCCTGATCCGACGGGTAGGAGAGGCTCTTACCGAAATCTTCCACCAGGAGGGTGAAGAGGCCTGGGTGGGGCGACAAGAGGAGCGGGTTGGTGGTCAGGCAGGCGCGTTTCGGGCCCACCCggcctccccagcccccggcccGCCCGGCACCCTCCTCACCAGGGTCGCTCTCCAGCTCCAGCCAGCCCTTATTCATCTTCCCGCGGGGCGGCCCCTCAGCGCCATGTCCAGGCCCTCCCGACAccccgccgcccgcgccgggAGCCCCCGCCGCCCCGGGGCCCCTAGCCCCACACACAGACAACGGGCCCCGTTAGCGTCACCCGTCTGCGCCGGAGACACTACGTCACCACGGCGCGACGCTCTCCGCCCCGCCTCTGGGATTGTCGGCCGCGGGATCGATTCCTGAGGTCCTGGCGCTCGCACGGAAGGGCGGGGCGAAGGGGAAAGGGCGGGGCGAGAGCCGTGCTGGGCGCGGGCAGCGCGAGAGGAAAAGGCGGGGCGAGATGAGGGGGTGGAGCGAGG is a window from the Leopardus geoffroyi isolate Oge1 chromosome A2, O.geoffroyi_Oge1_pat1.0, whole genome shotgun sequence genome containing:
- the BAP1 gene encoding ubiquitin carboxyl-terminal hydrolase BAP1 isoform X2 codes for the protein MPGLIPNSCATHALLSVLLNCSNVDLGPTLSRMKDFTKGFSPESKGYAIGNAPELAKAHNSHARPEPRHLPEKQNGLSAVRTMEAFHFVSYVPITGRLFELDGLKVYPIDHGPWGEDEEWTDKARRVIMERIGLATAGEPYHDIRFNLMAVVPDRRIKYEARLHVLKVNRQTVLEALQQLIRVTQPELIQTHKSQEPQLPEESKPASSKSPLALEAGRAPAASEGTHTDGVEDVAGSCPQAPSHSPPSKPKLVVKPPGSSLNGVPPNPTPIVQRLPAFLDNHNYAKSPMQEEEDLAAGVGRSRAPVRPPQQYSDDEDDYEDDEDDDVQNTNSAIRYKRKGPGKPGPLSGSGDGQLSVLQPNTINVLAEKLKESQKDLSIPLSIKTSSGAASPAVAVPTHPQPSPTPSNESTDTASEIGSAFNSPLRSPIRSANPTRPSSPVTSHISKVLFGEDDSLLRVDCIRYNRAVRDLGPVISTGLLHLAEDGVLSPLALTECGKGSSPCSRPSQGSQGSSSPEEKEVVESADGREKPGLARPGEPLSGEKYSPKELLALLKCVEAEIANYEACLKEEVEKRKKFKIDDQRRTHNYDEFICTFISMLAQEGMLANLVEQNISVRRRQGVSIGRLHKQRKPDRRKRSRPYKAKRQ
- the BAP1 gene encoding ubiquitin carboxyl-terminal hydrolase BAP1 isoform X1; translation: MNKGWLELESDPGLFTLLVEDFGVKGVQVEEIYDLQSKCQGPVYGFIFLFKWIEERRSRRKVSTLVDDTSVIDDDIVNNMFFAHQLIPNSCATHALLSVLLNCSNVDLGPTLSRMKDFTKGFSPESKGYAIGNAPELAKAHNSHARPEPRHLPEKQNGLSAVRTMEAFHFVSYVPITGRLFELDGLKVYPIDHGPWGEDEEWTDKARRVIMERIGLATAGEPYHDIRFNLMAVVPDRRIKYEARLHVLKVNRQTVLEALQQLIRVTQPELIQTHKSQEPQLPEESKPASSKSPLALEAGRAPAASEGTHTDGVEDVAGSCPQAPSHSPPSKPKLVVKPPGSSLNGVPPNPTPIVQRLPAFLDNHNYAKSPMQEEEDLAAGVGRSRAPVRPPQQYSDDEDDYEDDEDDDVQNTNSAIRYKRKGPGKPGPLSGSGDGQLSVLQPNTINVLAEKLKESQKDLSIPLSIKTSSGAASPAVAVPTHPQPSPTPSNESTDTASEIGSAFNSPLRSPIRSANPTRPSSPVTSHISKVLFGEDDSLLRVDCIRYNRAVRDLGPVISTGLLHLAEDGVLSPLALTECGKGSSPCSRPSQGSQGSSSPEEKEVVESADGREKPGLARPGEPLSGEKYSPKELLALLKCVEAEIANYEACLKEEVEKRKKFKIDDQRRTHNYDEFICTFISMLAQEGMLANLVEQNISVRRRQGVSIGRLHKQRKPDRRKRSRPYKAKRQ